In a genomic window of Bosea sp. F3-2:
- a CDS encoding enoyl-CoA hydratase/isomerase family protein: MLATEMANVRLDTSGGHARLSLQRPDKLNPLDWATVRELKQAVETIEAMDDVFVVSIIGSGRSFSAGGDLDGYLRLYREPAEFSAFLDDFYAMLVGIENSKKVYVALINGVCVAGGLELLLACDLVLAADTARIGDGHLNFGQLPGAGGSQRLPRAIGMLRAKHLMLTGQLLTADEAREIGLVNEVVPHAELESALDRLVGQLAEKSRVGLASAKHLANKTLTSDLEEGLRYEMDFVLNYATTEPDATEGLLAFKEKRKPVYQS, encoded by the coding sequence ATGCTCGCGACGGAAATGGCGAATGTCAGACTGGACACGTCCGGCGGACATGCGCGCCTGTCGCTCCAACGACCGGACAAGCTCAATCCACTCGACTGGGCCACTGTGCGGGAGCTCAAGCAGGCCGTCGAGACGATCGAGGCGATGGACGATGTGTTCGTCGTCAGCATCATCGGCAGCGGCCGCAGCTTCTCGGCCGGGGGCGATCTTGACGGCTATCTCAGGCTTTATCGCGAGCCCGCGGAGTTCTCGGCCTTCCTCGATGATTTCTACGCGATGCTCGTGGGCATCGAGAACTCCAAGAAGGTCTATGTTGCGCTGATCAACGGCGTCTGCGTGGCCGGCGGCCTCGAATTGCTGCTCGCTTGCGATCTCGTCCTCGCGGCGGATACGGCGCGGATCGGTGACGGCCATCTCAATTTCGGGCAGTTACCCGGCGCCGGCGGCTCGCAACGCCTGCCGCGCGCAATCGGCATGCTGCGAGCGAAGCATCTGATGCTGACCGGCCAGCTCCTGACGGCCGATGAGGCGCGCGAGATCGGCCTCGTCAACGAGGTCGTGCCGCATGCCGAACTCGAATCCGCTTTGGACCGGCTCGTTGGGCAACTGGCGGAAAAGAGCCGGGTCGGATTGGCCTCGGCCAAGCACCTCGCCAACAAGACCCTGACCTCCGATCTGGAGGAAGGATTGCGCTACGAGATGGACTTCGTCCTGAACTACGCGACCACCGAGCCGGATGCGACGGAGGGCCTGCTCGCCTTCAAGGAAAAGCGCAAGCCGGTCTATCAGAGCTGA
- a CDS encoding SDR family oxidoreductase, whose protein sequence is MTGRLQGRVALVTGAGSGLGKAVARRFAAEGAKVVVTDIADATGEAVAGEIGANATYCHCDHTSSEDCTRAVAFALERFGALDILHNNAGGPFTGAFEAIDDATLERVLSVNLLGVLKMTRAALPALRQSAAGNPAGAALLFTSSLQGLKAKPNFSLYTVAKHGIVGLVRSLALELAPQNIRVNAICPTVTETPMLSAFLPGMAGDRDEAMKRFRATIPLARMPEPEDIAAAALFLASDEARVITGIAMPVDGGQMAM, encoded by the coding sequence GTGACTGGGCGGCTTCAAGGCAGGGTCGCGCTCGTCACCGGCGCCGGGTCCGGGCTCGGCAAGGCCGTAGCGCGGCGCTTCGCAGCCGAAGGCGCGAAGGTGGTCGTCACCGACATCGCGGACGCGACTGGCGAAGCCGTCGCGGGCGAAATCGGCGCAAATGCCACCTATTGCCACTGCGATCACACCAGCAGCGAGGATTGCACGCGAGCCGTTGCCTTCGCGCTGGAGCGTTTCGGCGCCCTCGATATCCTGCATAATAATGCGGGCGGTCCGTTCACCGGCGCCTTCGAGGCGATCGACGACGCAACGCTGGAGCGCGTGCTGAGCGTCAACCTGCTCGGCGTCCTCAAGATGACGCGCGCCGCCTTGCCGGCTCTGCGCCAGAGCGCGGCCGGCAATCCCGCGGGGGCTGCGCTGCTCTTCACCTCCTCGCTGCAGGGGCTGAAGGCCAAGCCGAATTTCAGCCTCTACACCGTGGCCAAGCACGGCATCGTCGGGCTGGTCCGCAGCCTCGCGCTCGAGCTCGCGCCGCAGAACATTCGCGTCAATGCGATCTGCCCCACGGTAACGGAGACGCCGATGCTTTCGGCCTTCCTGCCTGGCATGGCTGGCGATCGCGACGAGGCGATGAAGCGCTTCCGCGCCACTATCCCGCTCGCCCGGATGCCGGAGCCCGAGGATATCGCCGCGGCCGCCCTGTTCCTCGCTTCCGATGAAGCCCGCGTGATCACCGGCATCGCGATGCCGGTCGATGGCGGCCAGATGGCGATGTGA
- a CDS encoding SDR family NAD(P)-dependent oxidoreductase, whose translation MAMHSDPFRLDGLAAVVTGGSGGIGSAAAEALAAAGADVAVLGRNREKLERTAQAVEAAGRRALIVEVDVTDESSVAAARDAVVAAFGRADILFNNAGVTSPKLLSETTLTDWQSVVDVSLTGAFLCSRAFAPVMSEHGYGRILNMGSILSGRGMANRTAYCAAKAGLANFGAAMAFELGRHGVTVNTIGATVIVTDLNRELIRTQPQLYDKVLQRSAIGRLGEVEDVTGLIVFLASRAASYITGQTIYVDGGYTAG comes from the coding sequence ATGGCGATGCATTCCGATCCGTTCCGTCTCGACGGGCTCGCCGCGGTGGTAACCGGCGGCAGCGGTGGTATCGGCTCCGCCGCGGCCGAAGCGCTCGCAGCTGCCGGTGCCGATGTCGCGGTGCTGGGCCGCAACCGGGAGAAGCTCGAGCGCACGGCGCAGGCAGTCGAGGCGGCGGGGCGCCGCGCGCTTATCGTGGAGGTGGACGTCACCGATGAAAGCTCTGTCGCGGCGGCCCGCGATGCTGTGGTGGCTGCCTTCGGGCGCGCCGACATCCTGTTCAACAATGCCGGCGTCACCTCACCGAAGCTGCTGTCCGAGACGACGCTGACGGACTGGCAGAGCGTCGTCGACGTCAGCCTGACCGGCGCCTTCCTTTGCTCGCGCGCTTTCGCACCGGTGATGAGCGAGCACGGATATGGCCGCATTCTCAACATGGGCTCGATCCTGTCTGGCAGAGGCATGGCGAACCGCACCGCCTATTGCGCCGCCAAGGCCGGGCTGGCGAATTTCGGCGCGGCGATGGCCTTCGAGCTCGGCAGGCACGGCGTCACCGTCAACACCATTGGTGCGACCGTCATCGTCACAGATCTCAACCGCGAGCTGATCCGCACCCAGCCGCAGCTCTACGACAAGGTGCTGCAGCGCTCGGCCATCGGCCGGCTCGGCGAGGTCGAGGACGTGACCGGGCTGATCGTCTTCCTCGCCTCTCGCGCCGCTTCCTACATCACGGGCCAGACCATCTATGTCGATGGCGGCTATACGGCGGGCTAG
- a CDS encoding branched-chain amino acid ABC transporter permease, producing MTIQLLNGIVYGGLLYLLAVGLVLIFGLREVVNFAHGALFMLGSYIGFTLAAAGHWWLGLLVSVVAMAAVGCLLDVLVFRSLRKHDHIVTVLITFGLLLILETVVTVTWGKAYLSYPVPKLLDGTVTIAGSPFPIYRLFIIAVSLLVAGGLAAWLRFTRMGLYVRAASTNPHVTSLQGIDVDRLSLVVVGLGTALAGLSGVVAGPLLTLSPTMGNYILIDSFIVVVIGGLGSFAGAFFAALLIGQIHNLGAIYLPWAATMLPFLLMIGILIWRPTGFAGSRT from the coding sequence ATGACGATCCAGCTTCTCAACGGCATCGTCTATGGTGGCCTGCTCTATCTGCTCGCCGTCGGGCTGGTGCTGATCTTCGGCCTGCGTGAGGTGGTGAACTTCGCACATGGCGCGCTGTTCATGCTCGGCTCCTATATCGGCTTCACCCTCGCGGCCGCCGGCCACTGGTGGCTGGGGCTGCTGGTCTCGGTCGTGGCGATGGCGGCGGTGGGCTGCCTGCTCGACGTGCTGGTCTTCCGCAGCCTGCGCAAGCACGACCACATCGTCACCGTGCTGATCACCTTCGGCCTGCTGCTAATCCTCGAGACCGTAGTGACGGTCACCTGGGGCAAGGCCTATCTGAGCTATCCCGTTCCGAAGCTGCTCGACGGCACGGTCACGATCGCCGGCTCGCCGTTCCCGATCTATCGCCTCTTCATCATCGCGGTGAGCCTGCTTGTCGCGGGCGGGCTCGCAGCCTGGCTGCGCTTCACGCGGATGGGCCTCTATGTCCGCGCCGCCTCCACCAATCCACACGTCACGTCGCTCCAGGGCATCGACGTCGACCGGCTGAGCTTGGTCGTGGTCGGGCTCGGCACCGCACTCGCTGGGCTCTCGGGCGTCGTTGCCGGGCCGCTGCTGACGCTCTCGCCGACCATGGGCAACTACATCCTAATCGATTCCTTCATCGTGGTGGTGATCGGCGGCCTCGGCAGCTTCGCGGGCGCCTTCTTTGCGGCGCTTCTGATCGGCCAGATCCATAATCTTGGCGCGATCTACCTGCCCTGGGCCGCGACGATGCTGCCCTTCCTGCTGATGATCGGCATCCTGATCTGGCGGCCGACCGGCTTCGCGGGGTCGCGGACATGA